Proteins from a genomic interval of Schistocerca serialis cubense isolate TAMUIC-IGC-003099 chromosome 11, iqSchSeri2.2, whole genome shotgun sequence:
- the LOC126426631 gene encoding zinc finger protein 91-like — protein sequence METDTEKSTNFATCGTHIEGLTSQEDTLFATRLSYSSRGMEFDTFSCSFCLQSFPTKYRLIMHVFTHIDGVQVPAYICKSCGEVFPSNDRLDKHLKMSECDEFLSAGNNEKYDYSEDHENIIVLENQRAVSAMEKQTSSKETLEPLKKSFNDTSNIHTVTLPTGVADRSGDCETLGTSGNVNVHTVLLPAKRLHKCDECGKCFTRSDHLKTHSLVHTDVRPHRCNVCGKSFSQSCNLKKHVLIHSGKKPHKCETCGKSFTVRGSLKIHSFTHTGKKPHLCDICGKTFTGSSNLKTHTLTHTGERPHKCRVCGKKFCVLVNLKKHVLIHTGQRPHKCDVCGKCFTDLSTLRKHTLIHTGRRPHRCVICGKSFTQSSNLKKHALIHSGHRPHKCDICGKSFTESGTLRNHMSVHTGSRPHKCDACGKSFALLGNLKTHALLHTGKREYKCDTCGKCFTVLSNLRTHIRRHTGEKPHKCDVCGKSFTESGTLKKHELIHIGKRSHRCDVCGKSFIHLRNLKAHAIIHTGERPHKCSVCGKLFTQSGNRNKHVLIHTRKGPHKYGSRHK from the coding sequence ATGGAGACAGACACAGAGAAATCAACAAATTTCGCCACATGCGGTACTCATATAGAAGGATTAACGTCACAAGAAGACACCTTATTCGCCACCAGATTAAGTTATAGTTCAAGGGGAATGGAATTTGATACGTTCAGCTGTAGTTTCTGTCTGCAGAGCTTCCCTACAAAATACAGACTTATAATGCATGTCTTCACCCACATTGATGGTGTGCAGGTTCCTGCATACATTTGTAAGTCCTGTGGTGAGGTATTTCCCAGTAATGATAGGTTGGACAAACATTTGAAAATGAGTGAGTGTGATGAATTTTTATCTGCAGGCAATAATGAGAAATATGACTACAGTGAAGACCATGAAAATATTATCGTCTTGGAAAATCAAAGAGCAGTTTCTGCCATGGAGAAGCAGACTTCATCCAAGGAAACTTTGGAACCTTTGAAGAAATCTTTTAATGACACATCTAACATCCATACAGTGACACTTCCTACAGGGGTGGCAGACAGGAGTGGTGATTGTGAAACCTTAGGTACAAGTGGTAATGTCAATGTCCACACTGTTTTACTTCCTGCGAAGAGATTGCACAAATGTGATGAGTGCGGCAAATGTTTTACTCGGTCGGATCATCTCAAGACCCATTCGTTAGTACATACTGATGTAAGACCACACAGATGCAATGTTTGTGGAAAATCATTTAGCCAGTCGTGCAATCTCAAGAAACATGTATTAATACACTCCGGAAAGAAACCTCATAAATGTGAAACCTGTGGCAAATCTTTTACTGTACGCGGTTCTCTGAAGATACATTCCTTTACACACACAGGAAAGAAACCCCATTTATGTGATATCTGCGGCAAAACTTTTACTGGATCGAGTAATCTTAAAACCCACACATTAACACATACTGGGGAGAGACCACACAAATGTAGAGTTTGTGgcaaaaaattttgtgtgttgGTTAATCTAAAGAAACATGTCTTGATACACACTGGACAGCGACCCCACAAATGCGATGTTTGTGGCAAATGTTTTACTGATTTGAGTACTCTAAGAAAACACACATTAATACACACTGGAAGGAGACCTCACAGATGCGTTATTTGTGGCAAATCTTTTACTCAGTCCAGTAATCTCAAGAAACACGCCTTAATTCATTCAGGACACAGGCctcacaaatgtgatatttgtggaaAATCTTTTACGGAGTCAGGGACTCTAAGAAATCATATGTCTGTACACACTGGAAGTAGACCTCACAAATGTGATGCCTGTGGCAAATCTTTTGCTTTGTTGGGTAATCTCAAGACCCATGCATTACTCCACACAGGAAAGAGAGAGTACAAATGTGATACATGTGGCAAATGTTTCACTGTGTTGAGTAACCTCAGGACCCACATTCGAAGACACACTGGAGAGAAACCGCACAAATGCGATGTTTGTGGCAAATCATTTACTGAGTCGGGTACGCTCAAGAAACATGAACTAATACACATCGGAAAGAGATCTCACAGATGTGATGTCTGTGGAAAGTCTTTTATTCACTTGCGTAATCTGAAGGCCCACGCAATAATCCACACTGGTGAGAGACCACACAAATGTAGTGTTTGCGGAAAGTTATTTACTCAGTCAGGTAATCGCAATAAACATGTGTTAATACACACTAGAAAGGGACCTCACAAATATGGTTCTCGGCACAAATAA